Part of the Oncorhynchus keta strain PuntledgeMale-10-30-2019 chromosome 31, Oket_V2, whole genome shotgun sequence genome, ggatttgtTACTTGTGGTTTTgacttaattctctgtacaggTCAATGATTATGATGTGATTCTGATGTAACCATAAATGAATATTCTGTGCAATTTGCCTGAGAAgattgaagttcaatatgtagtcTTGATGTAGTCTAGCCCTTTTAGGCTAAaaattaactagctagctaatttagctgGTCAATATTTGCCCATGCGgggaagttaggctagcaagcatgttagctaggtagcctaggacaacgaAAACTAAAAGCTTACTTACTGTATGACAGAGCCATGGATCGTTTTGCCAACataaaagagaggaggatgacatTGGCGTGCAACtagtctacaagtagggtgagtccaaaaatgatttttcttgctcgcacacgtactcacacacatgcacacacacaacattgaCTAAATCGTTTTTATATCTTTACGTTTGTTTTCAGTGTATGAAACTAACCATGTGCAAACTAAGCTGTTGATTTGACGATGTTTAAATGTTTGTTGAAATAGTGTTGAAATAGCTGAGGCAGTGCTCCTGTTGCTTTTGTGCAGATTTGCGataactctgtggttctaaatcattagttgtttagtaaactgtcaaacattaacttgcttgaccattcTGCACGTGATATAAcagtttgttacatgcaatatttgctttgtggacttcaccagacagatgttgctctccggtttgtgatgaaacaaacgtATGTGTAGTTGAATTTATGTGTAGTTGACTTTTTACTGGCTtggcttggcttcctcagtgattttacccacacgcCGCTACTGAATGGTACCtcggtaccgataccccctgtatatagcctcattattgttattttgttgtgttacttttttttactttagtttatttggtaaatatttacttaactctttcttgaactgcactgttggttaagggcttgtataagtaagcatttcacaataaggtctacagttgttgtattcggtgcatgtgacaaatacattttgatctgACTTTGATTTGAACGGAAATAACAAAAACCAGCAAACACtctgccctccgtggaatgagtttggcgCCCCTGATCTAACCCCTGAACTTAACTcaaatgtacactgctcaaaaaaataaagggaacacttaaacaacacaaagtaactccaagtcaataacacttctgtgaaatcaaactgtccacttaggaagcaacactgattgacaataaatttcacatgctgttgtgcaaatggaatagacaacaggtggaaattataggcaattagcaagacacccccaataaaggagtggttctgcaggtgataaccacagaccacttctcagttcctatgcttcctggctgatgttttggtcacttttgaattctggcggtgctttcactctagtggtagcatgagacggattctacaacccacacaagcggctcaggtagtgcagctcatccaggatggtacatcaatgcgagctgtggcaagaaggtttgctgtgtctgtcagcgtagtgtccagagcatggcaaattcgccactggcgccctgtgctcttcacagatgaaagcaggtttacactgagcacatgtgacagacgtgacagtctggagatgtcgtggagaacgttctgctgcctgcaacatcctccagcatgaccggtttggcggtgggtcagtcatggtgtggggtggcatttactttgggggccgcacagccctccatgtgctcgccagaggtaacctgactgccattaggtaccgagatgagatcctcagaccccttgtgagaccatatgctggtgcggttggccctgggttcctcctcaTGCAAGACactgctagacctcatgtggctagagtgtgtcagcagctcctgcaagaggaaggcattgatgctatggactggcccgcccgttccccagacctgaatccaattgagcacatctgggacatcatgtctcgctccatccaccaatgccacattgcaccacagactgtccaggagttggcggatgctttagtccaggtctgggaggaaggagatccctcaggagaccatccgccacctcatcaggagcatgcccaggcgttgtagggaggtcatacaggcacgtggaggccacacacactactgagcctcattttgacttgttttaaggacattacatcaaagtcggatcagcctgtagtgtggttttccactttaattttgagtgtgactccaaatccagacctccatgggttgataaatttgatttccattgatcatttttttgtcagcacattcaactatgtaaagcaaaaagtatttaataagaatactTCAtccattcagatctaggatgtgttattttagtgttccctttattgttttgagcagtgtatcAATAagaccaacacatacagtatgatagaAAATACATGGAGAGCTGGGGTTGAAgtacagtgagagagggagtgagagaaagagatagagctgcatggaaagagggaaggacagagaCTGACAGTTGTCACTTAAGAGTGTCCTGATGAATACTAATTGCTGTGAACTAAAGAGCCAGAAAGAGTTCCATTGATGGCTGAGCACAATGGAGAAGGGACAGGGGAAGCAGAGGAATTCTATTATTTCATTTTTCCCTTCTCCTCGTGTTTGTATGTCAGCCCGCCGCCTGTTGTCTTTGGGGGGGAAAGGAGACTGTGGCTCTCACAATGCAGCCCTTGTGTCTGGGGCCACAGGGCCAGAGTAAGCCAGGACTCACACagcttcctccctctctgcaagATGGAAAGGTCCTCAGCGTAAAGGCAGACTTGCGATCAATAGGGTTTTGGGATGATAAATTGAGCTCACTGGCGTAGGGGAAACCCTAGTAGCCCCCGCAAGGTGGGGGTCCCATGAGCTCTGGGTGCCCATGCGCCCATCATCTCACACCTACAGTATGTCTAAATGTTATTATATTTTTTGATAAATAATTTTGACAGTAACCCTCCTTTTCAATGTCAACATGTAGCAAGCAAAGTGTTTGTGTTGTCAATCTACATTGGGCTGTTACATGGAAAATTCATTTTACAATCTGCAATGTTTGAATTTCCAACTTTAATTGCTGAACAAGTACATACAATATTGTCGCCAGCCATCATTCTAAATAGCAGACACAGTAGGCCTATAGCTTCGTGAAACATAAACGTTCGGCTTAACATGAGAAAATGCAGACCAAATAAAAGTAAACATGAATCCATTAAAGCAAAGCTATAGGCAGCAGTGGAGACGTCGCAATTTAAGAACCATGGACAGCGATCAGTAAGTAGTCTAAACTTCGCATGAGATTTTCTGAAGACTCCAACTTTTCTGGGGTTCAGAGAAACTGCGCTACGCCAGTGGTTGAGCTAGCAGTAGGTTACATCCTTGCTACTGAAAGTCATAGCATggactacaacatggttacttcCATGGGGCTATGCTGCTGTTTTACCCATAGACAATACCAGGCTCAAAACTAACATGTATAAATATCCCTTTCTCTAACTGTTTCTCTATTACATAAATACAGTAAGACACATAGTTTCAAACCCTTTGAAAATGGGCAACTCTTCCTCACTTCCTCTCATGTGTCCCTTATTGACAAGTagaggatggaggcagagagagacacaatggCAGCCTGTCAGATCACATCCTCATTAACATCTGGAGCAGAAAGGAGAACAACCCTGTTTACAGGGtctgagagagggggggtggaagaagggagatggagagggcgcTTGAAGAAGGGAgcggagggcgagggagggaagaagggagagggggcAAGGGAAGaagggcgagagagcgagagagggggagagagggtgagggaagaagggagagagagagagagagagagagacagagggagagggagagagagggagagggagagagagggagagggagagagagagagagggagagagagagagggggagagagagagaccttgaaggtcaaagggaggagggagaaattGCAGTGGCAGAAAGGGTCTCAGAGAATAACCCTCAAAGGCTGAATAACCCTCAAAGGTGATCAGTCACCACTGTTTTGAAGAGAAAAATAAATCCTCATCTCATCAACTGCTGCAGGTTAGAGCTTTGGGATTTTCTTTTGGTGTCTGTTGATCTGTTGTGGTCCTCCTAGGGGCAAATGTTCTATGTATAAAACTGCTTTTCTGAGTACAATCAAAAATGCTCTACCACATTATGTAACCATTCTAAATCAGATAATGTCGTTATTCTATTgcagggacagggagggggactTGCTTCATTATGAACTGTGCTGCTATTTTGATACTAACCACAAGTTGTTTCAGTTGGACGTCTGCTATTTATCTCCCAAACAGACAAGGTATTTATCATTTTCTGAGTATAAAAGGTATTTTAGCTTATGACAGGAGAGTATGCAGAATTGCATCCATCTATTGAATCTGTTCAATTTAGGCCACTAGCTATAGGTCAGTGACATTGCTTAATGATGACCATAAAATAATAACTCAATGTAATGTATGTGACTTTCATTGTTGAATGATGGAGGAATAGTCTACAAGGAAGCTGTTTTAATTCCCTCAGCAACAAAGAAATTGAAGTATCTGCTTGAGCCACCTGTTTATGCCGAAGTAACCAGCCCTCGGGGAGGAAATGCCACTTTGCCATGTGTACTGCGATTCAAACCAAGCCATTACAAGGTGAAATGGACAAAACTGGAACCACTTCGTCATGGAAGCGAGAACATTGTCATGATCACAAACGGTTCAGCCCACAAACCCTATGGCCTGCTTGGGCCACGGGCCTCGCTTCGTAAGGCTCATGCCATGGATGCCTCACTACGACTCAGCAACCTGGAACTAGAAGACGGTGGTAGATATCGCTGTGAGCTGATCAACGGTATCAAGGATGAGAGTGTCATCATTACATTGGGGATAGAAGGTACATTTAGATGATTCTTGTAACCTTTCTAAACATTTCAAATGTTGTAACGAAACCGTATTGCTTGCTATTCAGACAAAAATatatttggagaaaaaaaaggaaaatCAGACAAAGTTCTTGATATGTTGTGTGACTTAACATCAACATAAAAAGAGACAACTTCTATTTACTTTTAGGGATGGTGTTtccatatcagagcaaaaacggCCGCTACAAATTCACCTACCAGGAAGCTAAGGAGGCCTGTGTTGAACAGGATGGCACATTGGCCACATTCAAGCAGCTATACAGAGGTATTCAATATTCAATCAGTAAAACA contains:
- the LOC118364050 gene encoding hyaluronan and proteoglycan link protein 2-like; translation: MNCAAILILTTSCFSWTSAIYLPNRQATKKLKYLLEPPVYAEVTSPRGGNATLPCVLRFKPSHYKVKWTKLEPLRHGSENIVMITNGSAHKPYGLLGPRASLRKAHAMDASLRLSNLELEDGGRYRCELINGIKDESVIITLGIEGMVFPYQSKNGRYKFTYQEAKEACVEQDGTLATFKQLYRAWTEGLDWCNAGWLIDGTVHYPILHPRAECGGGLLPGIRSYGPRDRIRDHFDAFCFTSRTTGFVFFVGGPLTFGEAVQACRGEGGELALVGQLYSAWRFLSYDRCNGGWLKDGSVRFPITTPRERCGGIPEAGVRTFGYPSKTLRLYGAYCYR